Within Kutzneria chonburiensis, the genomic segment TGCTCGGGAGGCACCCACCGACTTTCTCGAAGTTGGCGGGAACTGTTGCTGCGCAACAGATCGGTCAGCCGTCGCGACGCCACGGTGATCAGCCACGCCTTGGGGTCGTCCGGCATGGCCGCCGGCCACTGCTGCGCGGCGGCGAGCAGCGCCTCCTGCACCGCGTCCTCGGCCGTGTCGAAGTGGCCGTAGCGGCGGACGAGAGCCGCGAGGACCTGCGGCGTCAACTCACGCAGCAGGTCCCCGAGGCCGTTCACAGCTCGTGCCGGCTCTCGCCGATCGGCCGGATGTCGACCACCACATCGGGGCCGATCTCGGCCGGTCCGGGCACGTGGAACAGTCGGGTGGCGATCTCCGTGGCCCGGTCGTAGCTGTCGCACTCGACCACCCAGTAGCCGGCCAGGACCTCCTGCGTCTCGGCGTACGGGCCGTCGGTGACGACCAGGTCGCTGCCCTTCAGTTGCAGTCGGCGGGCGTGCGCCGGGGCGGTCAGGCCGCGGGTCTCCACCAGCTCGCCGGACTCGGCCAGGTCGTTGTTCAGCTTCTCCATGTACGCGCCCATGGCCTCGAAGTCCTGCGGCGTCCAGGTCGGGGCGCCGGGCGCGGGCCGGCCGGCCATCGCGTCGTAGTCGCGCTGCGAGCCGTAGGCGAGGATCAAGTACTTCACGGTGTCGCTCCTC encodes:
- a CDS encoding YciI family protein, encoding MKYLILAYGSQRDYDAMAGRPAPGAPTWTPQDFEAMGAYMEKLNNDLAESGELVETRGLTAPAHARRLQLKGSDLVVTDGPYAETQEVLAGYWVVECDSYDRATEIATRLFHVPGPAEIGPDVVVDIRPIGESRHEL